A genomic region of Vespa crabro chromosome 19, iyVesCrab1.2, whole genome shotgun sequence contains the following coding sequences:
- the LOC124430542 gene encoding calcineurin-binding protein cabin-1-like isoform X4 — MMKISALNEESSEESEEEDVPTITKEAQEQIALTEYNKALELLKENKHKEALNIFKELLETELLDEVEKPEISDGRSRPMLSLKYSCYKNIGAIEAVWGNYGAAIENYWEAANLDDSDVILWYRMGTMAMKMSNLELACASFKQGLKCNSNHWPCLDNIITALYAIPDYMNCLLYISVALERDPNYIKGLAFRDKIFKAIPCLEECYKLYNSDWRLDPPLYTEYNHIIGDKLLAEAEEVAEKWAEVCKSEFIPKPVPELTLRKPITNYTWLDIGESLLDMHRYITESDLSFVSRIKLIVNMSNIEAIDKDDECDVQETNIDIDVQESQSPDLNGTTNDIDKDIKIDKEEIINHTFEGSEINRRFNDVLNTAMDVEIEEDKKSCSTDIQIIEDEDPLRISDLDVLNEVLQFEEPNQAKNTELDEQIMSETEGNSEKPQVEKSKAEAYSTDNGIINEKSSDRESDKSNDKIYEKPAENLAEIPKIDEKSNEKTEGKDEVQKVKKRRRSALCFLQQWAWSCSSMRRSARVRSSNRREAERDDVQLEETLRRIFPSTLLSDTVKLTKDDPTKGIDDTMDTMDVYQLFVNQENNTAPAEGIKSSDSSKSPSPDTSQQTKYFGTELENVDVGAFINEYSSKNNLMVIIAKFTEFICTKWTQEWPKGLSEIYLEAYSFTREHIPHPSPFDENIDDNILKLDAEMTLLFGELHTDKWLDNKPDLIASSSLDKLGTGMPSEELGHIIFTSIRGDLLHQENIFILLRVLWLKATIFLCQGDTDIVIETLELLLHQLRELEGQNHNICLILPNCKCNSQINLKIVEKKLKSIQRSQKLGEIQHLYDEKKYAELSCVLQDTFKFARQKHKLLSANQNIIERDKQLAILLDSLWQLQHYEECYVWAEACLNESWQNYLNACEDPEQKKWTRSVVNCLEKLEACTKEISVFVVKYLPESCLSRLVQNLVHIVCHQLDIPENALEMPLETVLPWILLHYILQYEEDKERAKSESSYKNKAHNSHNSESDDEDDGIPPSIMILFIAHDFIGKHSWCCFHDAKLLFFTMNLIIPKLETPQFSTIKNKLTKYLEQIFYCLYGHPNRLNKSKPKHLEEHGAPQMELTWEGAQLLFDFYKPKQMPILESPRLAAISLDTELLFKKILRLVPEESDPNQIIEEMKDYIMGEKEKMPCVKKPLPHSISTIYYLLGDFYFKNNKWTLAARYYLLDLCLRPSGLNSWAGLAMSTGTIIDIWLTNYRLISEDKLLMKAKIAQSSYRHATELAPNHVIIWTEYGSFVYMVHSFCSRLLKQETDTLSMEKFEVLENRKEEMLEIAEQCFQSSNRLFMACHGIDNINKIQDERWLCQYMLGKIAEKKNEDPPIFLSCYAQASKLLYENNAEYPRRISHKNPQYLSIEALEVHYRIHASILKYLEQHEGKPLKKSLGQLFQWHLKNCSEGPFMKFQSKLCEKKKENDSDADTKNVGKDLDNLSETYKNVVNINQRSYSIEEIEIIDRNIQDKSLDGNRTIETLKSENRKRSLDNQSNDNTKRLKLGNISHLQLMQDVVALIDDLITKVCDMVLQKEKVSDDIMVLSSDESNETKYQKKRGESVKNIDTNKIQLKIEKNKKNILDVSKANNIFDSCEKSENVQDLMDALMKQAMEMSQETQQSLPDDDDTRKFEGKWLQNEDLQTTDKETKDKLGDKKKVHTSAPKQEVTLSRRGSQESTTTTQTTTTTETNNSSSSSSDESSSSEDSSESDSSSDSDSDSVESDIEKKKRDSDIIEKEEYMTDEEVATLIAYCLAGLEQCILRFNEHHKSFYRLAHFFFNNRTAKDTTKCKDLLLGTYNCQFYPGQSFQGLFADRKSTNFFSGVWHIPNREIDRPGSFASHMSRCVTLLMQVLKETNDSRMLMQLCVQLAKIPDSDKKYLRDSEREQLSRQALTLCLQSLRSRVHTMGSPSTIDSVHLIRTDSRTQVLLDVYKIYQQIQKHFQNKEPTVQAFASLLIDTYKIYIGNKNLDGNILEMAIKCCQRQILANKIAATNNAGSNNSQTSVTSSSPATTSQTQINSTSPQASQNRKPYRNLTSTGRPRGRPPNVNKYLQAMQQVQNTRSTPTYHQATTKTTTTTSVTKDRPNISITPVSTSLPQKSKPSRPSPQTDALPVHIPKSLQISQASKTISHPSTTQVSLLKPSIIQQVKTSPPKQMTAPQIRVSKSLTEPQPAHNSSLSHAPLKNNSPSNSSVVPQVAHASISQSLNLKPSLPMNLPTSRSGTSLQHKLLSKKNSQRPYHHTYVQGSLRKQKLINKNLPIMSSNFPNIVNNMTGNSSLGQTSYIPTELSGISVSPVAQSGIKGSNAKISNYKRPSTKPKSVIMDVQNPLSNSFPQTTSAEALSMLSQLQQHSHLEIIPQQKSQIKTNVDFSKNLSSSVSVVPQKVSETLRQPNSDCMTLYDLPRGKSGKKVDKSANDSVEIITLDD, encoded by the exons atgatgaaaatatcGGCACTTAACGAAGAATCAAGCGAGGaaagtgaagaagaagatgtgCCTACAATTACAAAAGAAGCTCAA GAACAAATAGCACTTACCGAGTACAATAAAGCCTTAGaactattaaaagaaaataaacataaggaagctttgaatatttttaaggaGCTTTTAGAAACTGAATTGCTGGATGAAGTTGAAAAACCTGAAATATCCGATGGCAGGTCAAGGCCTATgttgtcattaaaatattcgtgttataaaaatattggagCTATCGAAGCAGTATGGGGAAATTATGGAGCTGCCATAGAAAATTATTGGGAAGCAGCTAATTTAGATGATTCCGATGTAATATTATGGTATAGAATGGGTACCATGGCTATGAAAATGTCTAATTTAGAATTAGCTTGTGCATCTTTCAAACAAGGACTGAAATGTAATTCAAACCATTGGCCATGTTTGGATAACATTATAACTGCCCTATATGCTATACCAGACTACATGAattgtcttttatatatttctgtaGCATTAGAAAGAGATCCAAATTACATTAAAGGCTTAGCTTTTcgagataaaattttcaaagctATTCCATGTTTAGAAGAAtgttataaattgtataaCAGTGACTGGAGGTTAGACCCACCGCTGTATACAGAGTACAATCATATAATAGGAGATAAATTACTagcagaagcagaagaagtGGCAGAGAAATGGGCAGAAGTATGCAAATCAGAGTTTATTCCGAAACCTGTGCCAGAATTAACATTAAGGAAACCTATAACTAATTATACATGGCTTGATATTGGAGAAAGTTTATTAGATATGCACAGATACATTACTGAAAGTGATTTAAGCTTTGTAAgtcgaattaaattaatagttAATATGTCTAATATCGAAGCCATAGATAAAGATGATGAGTGTGATGTCCAAGAAactaatatagatatagacgTGCAAGAATCACAATCCCCAGATTTAAATGGCACAACAAATGacatagataaagatataaagattgacaaagaagaaataataaatcacaCATTTGAAGGATCTGAAATTAATAGAAGATTTAATGATGTATTAAATACAGCAATGGATgtggaaatagaagaagacaAGAAATCATGTTCGACggatatacaaataatagaaGATGAAGATCCTTTAAGAATTTCAGATTTAGATGTTCTAAATGAAGTGTTACAATTTGAAGAACCAAACCAAGCAAAAAATACAGAATTAGATGAGCAAATTATGTCTGAAACTGAAGGTAATAGTGAAAAACCCCAAGTAGAAAAATCAAAGGCTGAAGCGTATAGTACTGATAAtggaataattaatgaaaagtcTAGTGATAGAGAAAGTGACAAGTCAAATGATAAAATCTATGAGAAACCTGCTGAAAATCTAGCAGAAATACCTAAAATAGATGAGAAATCTAATGAAAAAACAGAAGGAAAAGACGAAgttcaaaaagtaaaaaaaagacgtAGAAGTGCTCTGTGTTTTTTACAACAATGGGCTTGGAGTTGTAGTAGCATGAGACGATCGGCGCGAGTACGTAGTTCAAATCGAAGAGAAGCTGAAAGAGATGACGTTCAATTAGAAGAAACACTCagaagaatatttccaagcacgTTATT ATCAGACACagtaaaattaacaaaagatGATCCTACAAAAGGTATAGATGATACTATGGATACGATGGATGtatatcaattatttgtaaatcaaGAAAACAATACTGCTCCGGCAGAAGGGATAAAAAGTTCTGATAGTTCTAAATCACCAAGTCCTGATACAag tcaacaaacaaaatattttggaACAGAATTAGAAAATGTTGATGTGGGTgcatttattaatgaatatagtAGCAAGAACAATTTAATGGTAATCATAGCAAAATTCACAGAATTTATATGTACAAAATGGACTCAAGAATGGCCAAAAGGATTGTCAGAAATTTATTTGGAAGCTTATTCATTTACAAG agAGCATATTCCACATCCATCACCATTTGATGAAAATAtagacgataatattttaaaattagatGCTGAAATGACATTGTTATTTGGAGAACTTCATACGGATAAATGGTTAGATAATAAACCTGACCTTATAGCATCATCAAG tttagaCAAATTAGGTACTGGTATGCCTTCAGAAGAATTAggtcatataatatttactagtATTCGAGGAGATCTTTTAcatcaagaaaatattttcattttattaagaGTTCTATGGCTAAAAGCTACTATCTTCTTATGTCAAGGTGACACGGATATTGTTATCGAAACCTTAGAGTTg TTGCTACATCAATTAAGAGAATTGGAAGGTCAAAATCACAATATTTGCCTTATATTACCAAATTGTAAATGTAATTCCCAAATCAATCTTAAAATAGTTGAAAAAAAACTGAAATCTATACAGAg GAGTCAAAAACTTGGTGAAATACAACATttatatgatgaaaaaaaatatgcggAACTGTCTTGTGTTTTACAAGATACATTCAAATTTGCAAGACAGAAACATAAATTACTATCTGccaatcaaaatataattgaaagagataaacAATTAGCTATCTTATTAGATAGTTTATGGCAACTTCAACATTATGAG gAATGTTACGTATGGGCAGAAGCTTGTCTAAACGAATCATGgcaaaattatttgaatgCTTGTGAAGATCCTGAGCAAAAAAAATGGACACGTTCTGTTGTAAATTGTCTTGAAAAGCTTGAAGCTTGTACAAAGGAGATAAGTGTATTTGttg tAAAATATTTACCGGAATCTTGCCTTTCAAGATTAGTGCAAAATTTAGTTCATATAGTATGTCATCAATTGGATATACCAGAAAATGCATTAGAGATGCCACTTGAAACTGTTTTACCCTGGAttctattacattatattttgcAATA tgaagaagataaagagagagcaaAGTCTGAATCATCTTATAAAAACAAAGCGCATAATTCACATAATTCTGAATcagatgatgaagatgatggtATTCCACCTtctataatgattttatttattgctcACGATTTTATAGGCAAACACTCATGGTGTTGTTTTCATGATGCAAAGCTTTTATTCTTTACAATGAATCTGATCATACCAAAATTGGAAACTCCACAATTTTCTACTATAAAAAACAAACTTACAAAATATTTAgagcaaattttttattgtttatacggTCACCCAAATAGATTAAATAAGTCAAAACCTAAACATCTCGAAGAGCATGGAGCACCTCAAATGGAATTAACATGGGAAGGAgcacaattattattcgatttttataaacCGAAACAAATGCCGATACTAGAATCTCCTAGACTTGCTGCTATAAGTTTAGATACAGAactcttatttaaaaaaatacttaGATTAGTTCCAGAAGAAAGTGATCCGAACCAAATAattgaagaaatgaaagattatataatgggtgaaaaagaaaagatgccATGTGTCAAAAAGCCATTACCACATTCTATATCAactatttattacttattaggtgatttctattttaaaaataacaaatggaCACTCGCTGCACGATATTACTTACTAGATTTATGTCTTCGCCCATCCGGATTAAATTCCTGGGCAGGTTTAGCCATGTCAACAGGAACTATAATAGACATTTGGTTAACTAACTATAGACTTAT aagCGAAGATAAGTTATTAATGAAAGCCAAAATAGCTCAATCCAGTTATCGACACGCTACCGAATTAGCACCTAATCATGTAATAATCTGGACTGAATACGGAAGTTTTGTTTATATGGTTCATTCATTTTGTTCACGTTTGTTAAAACAAGAGACTGATACTTTAAGTATGGAAAAATTTGAAgtattagaaaatagaaaagaggaaatgTTAGAAATTGCAGAACAATGTTTTCAATCATCTAATCGATTATTTATGGCATGTCATGGAattgataacattaataaaattcaggATGAAAGATGGTTATGTCAATATATGCTCGGTAAAATTgcagagaagaaaaatgaagatccACCTATATTTCTAAGTTGTTATGCACAG GCTAGTAAATTactatatgaaaataatgcaGAGTATCCTCGTAGAATTAGTCATAAAAATCCACAATATCTTTCTATTGAAGCATTAGAAGTGCATTATCGAATTCATGcaagtatattaaaatatcttgaaCAACATGAAGGTAAACCTTTAAAGAAATCATTAGGTCAATTGTTTCAATGGCATCTTAAAAACTGTTCCGAAGGACCTTTTATGAAGTTTCAATCAAAACTatgcgaaaaaaagaaagagaatgattcAGATGCTGATACAAAAAATGTTGGAAAGGATCTTGATAATTTATCagaaacatataaaaatgttgtGAATATTAACCAACGTTCCTACAGTATtgaagaaattgaaattatagaTAGAAACATACAAGATAAAAGTCTTGATGGCAATCGAACTATCGAAACATTAAAATCAGAAAATCGTAAAAGATCTTTAGATAATCAATCTAATGATAATacaaaacgattaaaattggGGAATATTTCTCATCTTCAATTGATGCAGGATGTTGTAGCTTTAATAGATGATCTAATCACAAAAGTTTGTGACATGGTATTGCAAAAGGAAAAGGTATCAGATGATATTATGGTATTATCAAGTGATGAAAGCAATGAAActaaatatcaaaagaaaaggggagaatcagtaaaaaatattgacactaataaaatacaattaaaaatagaaaaaaataagaaaaatatattagatgtGTCTAAAGCAAACAACATATTTGATTCTTgtgaaaaaagtgaaaatgtACAAGATTTAATGGATGCTCTTATGAAGCAAGCAATGGAAATGAGCCAGGAAACACAACAATCTCTacctgatgatgatgatacaaGAAAGTTTGAAGGAAAATGGCTCCAAAATGAAGATTTGCAAACTACt gataaggaaacaaaagataaaCTAGGAGACAAGAAGAAAGTGCATACATCTGCTCCTAAACAAGAAGTTACTTTAAGTAGAAGAGGTTCTCAAGAAAGTACTACAACAAcacaaacaacaacaacgacagaAACAAATAATTCTAGTTCGAGTAGTAGTGATGAATCAAGTAGTAGTGAAGATAGTTCTGAAAGTGATAGTTCAAGTGACAGTGATAGTGATTCTGTTGAAAGTGAtattgagaagaaaaagagagatagtgatatcatagaaaaag AAGAATATATGACTGATGAAGAAGTAGCAACTTTAATCGCATATTGCCTGGCAGGATTGGAACAGTGCATATTAAGGTTTAATGAACatcataaatctttttatcgacttgctcattttttctttaacaatagAACAGCTAAAGATACTACTAAAtgtaaagatttattattggGTACATACAATTGTCAATTTTATCCTGGACAAAGCTTTCAAGGACTTTTTGCGGATAGGAAGAGTACCAATTTCTTTAGT GGTGTATGGCATATACCAAATCGTGAAATTGATAGACCAGGAAGTTTTGCATCACATATGTCAAGATGTGTAACATTACTTATGCaagttttaaaagaaacaaatgataGTCGAATGTTAATGCAACTGTGTGTACAACTTGCAAAGATACCAGATTCTGATAA GAAATACTTACGTGATTCTGAAAGAGAGCAATTATCTCGTCAAGCGTTAACTCTTTGTTTACAATCTTTGAGGAGTAGAGTGCATACTATGGGATCACCTAGTACAATAGATAGTGTACATCTTATAAGAACAGATTCGAGAACTCAAGTTTTATTggatgtatataaaatatatcaacaaattcaaaaacattttcaaaataaagaaCCAACTGTACAGGCATTTGCTTCGTTATTAATTGATACTTATAAGATCTACATTGGCAATAAA aaTTTAGATGGAAACATTTTGGAAATGGCTATTAAATGTTGCCAACGACAAATATTAGCAAATAAAATAGCTGCAACGAATAATGCAGGAAGTAACAATTCGCAAACTTCAGTTACTTCTTCAAGCCCG gcAACTACATCTCAAACACAAATTAATTCAACATCACCTCAAGCATCCCAAAATCGTAAGCCCTACAGGAACTTAACATCAACAGGTAGACCAAGGGGAAGGCCACCCAATGTTAACAAATACTTACAAGCAATGCAACAAG TTCAAAATACGCGATCAACACCAACGTATCATCAAGCAACGACTAAAACTACTACAACTACATCAGTAACTAAAGATAGGCCTAACATATCTATAACTCCAGTAAGTACGTCATTACCTCAAAAAAGCAAACCTAGTAGGCCAAGTCCACAAACTGATGCATTACCTGTTCATATTCCTAAATCTCTTCAAATTTCACAAGCCTCTAAAACTATTTCTCATCCTTCGACAACGCAGGTTTCACTTCTTAAACCGTCTATTATCCAGCAAGTTAAAACAAGTCCACCAAAACAAATGACTGCGCCCCAAATTCGAGTTTCCAAATCATTAACTGAGCCTCAACCTGCACATAATTCTTCGTTATCGCATGCacctttaaaaaataatagtccATCAAATTCAAGTGTAGTACCACAAGTAGCACATGCATCAATAAGTCaatctttaaatttaaaacCATCATTACCAATGAATTTACCTACATCTCGATCAGGAACTTCATTAcaacataaattattatcgaaaaaaaattcacaaagACCATATCATCATACATATGTGCAAGGTTCTTTACGAAAACAAAagctaattaataaaaatctaccGATTATGTCAAGTAATTTTCCCaacatagtaaataatatGACAGGAAATTCATCATTAGGACAAACATCTTATATACCTACTGAACTAAGTGGAATATCTGTAAGTCCAGTAGCACAATCTGGAATTAAAGGATCAAATGCAAAAATCAGTAATTACAAAAGACCTTCAACAAAACCAAAATCTGTTATAATGGATGTACAAAACCCATTATCAAATTCATTTCCACAAACAACCTCTGCAGAAGCACTTTCTATGTTATCTCAATTACAGCAACATTCACATTTAGAAATAATACCTCAACAAAAAAGTCAAATAAAGACAAATgtagatttttcaaaaaatcttTCTTCGTCAGTAAGTGTTGTTCCACAAAAAGTTTCTGAAACTTTAAGGCAACCAAATTCAGATTGTATGACATTATATGATCTACCAAGAGGAAAATCTGGTAAAAAAGTTGATAAATCTGCAAATGATAGTGTAGAGATCATTACATTGGATGATTAA